The Brachypodium distachyon strain Bd21 chromosome 4, Brachypodium_distachyon_v3.0, whole genome shotgun sequence nucleotide sequence TATCAAGTATCGTTCGCGGGACAGTTGGGTATCTGGATCCAGAGTAAGACCATCATTTCCATAAGCTTTTAGtatctgtttttcttttgcatgatTTAGCAAATTGAACCACCGATGTGTTCGATATCTTGGTAGCATCTGATGTCATTCTGCTCTTATGCTTGTTCTGATGATGAGCAGGTATTACATCTCCCAGCAGCTAACCGAGAAGAGTGACATCTACAGTTTCGGTGTTATTCTACTCGAGCTAATCTCAGGCCACGAGCCAATCTCCAGTGACAACTTTGGTCTCAATTGCCGTAACATCGTTGCATGGGTAAGCATCTTGTGACCCCCACTGGTTTTCTGCATTTAGTTTCTTCTGACACTGATGAGCAATGCTGCTGATGGTGAAATGAACTCAAACCGGGCAGGCTAGATCGCACCTCGAGAGTGGGAACATCGATGCCATCATCGATGCATCGCTAGACACTGGCTACGACCTGCAGTCGGTATGGAAGATCGCGGAGGCAGGCATCATGTGTGTGGAGCCAAAGGGCGCACAAAGGCCGACAATCTCAGAGGTGCTCAAGGAGATCCAGGACGCCATCGCCATCGAGAAGCAGCGGCAGGCGCCCCAAGCTCAGCAGCTCATGTCCAAGAGGTCCATGGGGTCTGCCTCTGTCAACACGGATAACAGCATGGACTTGGAGCAGAATGCGACATTCGACGATCAACTCATGCGGCCAGCTCTCAGATAGGAGGAATAGGATCATTCAGGGCTGGACAAGATGCTTTTACTTTTCCATCTAAGCAAAGCACAAGGCAAGGGCTCATGTGTTAATGTTGTAGCTAGTTTTTTCCGTTCCTATCCCTGATGTGTTGATGTAGTTGCTAGGTTTTTCTGTTCCATTGTaatgatttgatttgaaaGCTGTGAAGAATCAATTACCTAGCTAGGCAGCAAGCATGAATTGGGGATTTTTatggtgaaaaaaaaagctgttTTCATTCCCGTAGATCGCCGTACAGAAGCTCAATTCTTGGTGAAAAAGCTGTTTTTCAGGTTGTTATGGAGTTCTTGGTGTAAAAGGATAGGAATGAAGGCCAAGTAGAATGGCATGAAGATAATTCTAATCCACACCCAACAAATATGTAATCCAACTTCTTGGTTGGATTTCACAGCGAGTGGGGTGATGTATGTTCATCTCCAcacccaaaaagaaaaggaaatgttCTACGGAATGTTCCATGTTAACGCTAGTACACAGAACCTTATATGAGAACAGCAGACAGAAGGTATTTAACAACAAGGTTTAAATGTACTCAAATCTTCAGTTTAATACCAAACAATTGTCAACTGAGCTATAGATGATAGTCAATTGCTTTCGGTTTAGCAATGCCATGTCCCACACCAAAACATGAGCTTCTGTGCACCACAAGAGCTATCAGCGGCGGCAAGTTACATATTTCATGTACAAACGACTCTTTCGATTTCCCAAGGCAAAAAAACATTTGCACAGCAGCTACCACGGCGAAATAGAACAAATGTTAAAAAGTCCCTTGGACAAGCCAGCTTCCATCGcaccaaaaccacacatgTATCCATATACTTCATGGGTCACCTCTTCATGTATGGCTTTATCTAGAAAGGAACCTGATGATGACCATGAAAGGAAACAACAGTCAGTAACATAGTGTGCCAGCACATCCGGCAACTTCCAGTTCCAGAAACCTATATAGCACAACTCTAATTGAACAATGGAAAAGGTGCTGAAGTCTAACCAAAACTAACAAATGCCTGAAGCTATACAAATTAACACCAACTATTCAGGTACAATGTATTGGAAGCTAAGCATAAATACACACACATATCATAAGGGGCTAACACATACCTGGTGCCTTGGGAGGACTGGTTAAAACTCAAGTTCATGTTGGTCCATTTGAATCAACTGCCTTCCAATAGAACACTCATTGTACCAGCTCATAAGCACAACCATTAGCCAGCACTGTGCAACCAGTTACTTTCAGAACGAGAGACGAGCTCAAGTTAGGCACAGAAAGGTCAGATACGCATCTTCCAAGACAACTAAAGCCCATAGGTTCTGTTATACATATCATTTGAACCCAGCATGTGAAAGTTGCTAGCTTCAGATGGATACAACATCCTCGACATGTCCGACATGGGAACATTATTCCCTTGTCTCAAATCACTCCAGCCATCCCAGTGACCATTTGCAAGCTGTGAGTTTCTAGGTTGTTGGAGTGGCATCTGTGCATAAGGCGATAGAGAACCATGGTTTTGTTGTAGAAGTCGGGATGCCAGATAATTATCATTCATAGGGTTGAATGCATCCTGAACATGGTCTGTATATCTGAGATTTTGATGAGAGGGCATGCTCTGTTGCATAAGTAACTGAAGCCTTGGATCGTTGTTTGATGTTTGCAACTGCGCTGGAAAAGGAGCATTTTTCATATCCAACCCAGAATCACCAACTCCTGGCATCCGCCCCTTGCCCACAGCCAGTATAGCAGGATCAATAAATTCTATATCACTTGTGTGTCTCGATATCTGAGGTTGATACTGATTGGTGTGGCTACCAAAAAGATTATCAAGTAGACGAGTTTCTGCGAagcataaaaaaatgtttgagaaactgaaattggttttagagaAGCAAAAAAGTTAAGCAAACAGACCTGAGTATGTTGAGCCATACGCCTGGTTAGACCCATTTTGGGATGAAAATCCAGCAGAAAATGCAGAAGAAAAGCCAGGAGGGATATTAGAACCATCCTGTGATGAAAATCCAGAATTAAATCCACGGGGCGGATTAGACCCAGCCTGGGATGAAAATCCAAGAGGGGGATTAGATCCAGCCTGAGATGAAAATCCAGAAGAAAATCCATGGGTATTCAACATATCCTGAGATGAGAATCCTGAAGAAAATCCAGGAGGGGGATTCAATCCATCCTGGGATGAAAATCCAGGGGGGGGGACTCTTGCTGGAGCCGAAAATCCAGGAGGTGCGGATATTTTAGACCTTGAAGTGCCTGACAATGAAAAACATCAGTTACCGAGTCAtttcacataaaaaatattataaaATACAATACAATAATAGCAAATAGATTGAAAACCAATTCACACGCGTTACAAGATTTACATGCTCAATCAAAACAATTGAAGTGCACAAACGTTGTATATTCCTTTAGCATGCAAGTTACAACATTTGGTTTGGTATTATTTTGGTAAAACAATTAAGATAAGAAGATAATAGAAATCCATTAAAAACTTCAATTTAGTACTAAATGCATCATTTCTGATGAGTGAAATACAGAAGACACAAGTACAATACTCACCAGCGGTTGGCATATCGGACATAGTAAGAGGATTGCTCTTTGGAAAATCTTCCTCTGGAGATTGGAATGCAATGCCATTCTGATAAACATTGCCATGAGAATTCTGGGATAACAAGCTGAAATTCTGTTCACTACCACAATTTCTGAAAGATGAATCTGGGAAGTTTCGTTGATTATCCTGTCTAGCAAATGAAAATCTAGACTCGTTACTGCTGCCTTTTGATTTCCATGAAGGCCCATTGAAAAGTACATCATTCTTTTCAGATTCGTTAAGCATCTTAGCAAAATTATTAGCAGTCGAATACGACTCATCCCATGGATCAAACTCCAAAGACAATATGTCAGAAATTATGCTGCCCTCATCCTTATTTCCACCTACAGCCTTGCCAAAACTACCTATGTTACCCGTTCTTACTGCATCCAGTACTCCATGCTGATGGCTTCTCAAACCAGAATGTTCAGAAACCATGCCAGGAGCATACATTGTTCCTAACCCCTCTTGCCGGAGATTCAAAAAGGCGGAAGTGTTGTCAGTCGAAGATGACAACCCAGTTTGCGTCATGGTACTGGAAGTTCTATCACTTGTCGAAGTACGGTTAATTTCTTTATCATTCCACAATGACATATGTGGCGTATTAGCAGTACGGACATATGATGAAGATAATGCCTGATCTGCAGTATCCAGCATCCTTGCATGGGGTTTATCAGTGGCCACAGAAGAATTCCAAATGTCATCTAAACGAGAAGTCACACCATGACTTTGCAGCTCTGAACTCCAGTCAAGATGCTTATCAGCACTAGATTGACAAGAAAGTGCAGGGTCCTTATTTCCTGATGACAAAAACTCAGCAAGCTTCGAATGAGATGGTTCcttgttcaaattttgactcgatggtatCACGACCGAAGTATCTAGAATTGCATCCAGCTGTTGCTTTTCTGCCATACTTTGAACCTTATCTTTGCTATCTAAAGTTACTGATGACACCCCAACAGATAACTTCTCAACTTCTGTGTCCACAGGTCTACTCTCGCTAGCAGTTTGATTTGGCTGGCTGTTCATAGCTCTCAAAGTTGTAGCACCCATGTTAATTACTTGGTGGTCACCATCACCACTCTTTACATCTGAATTAGATATTGCTGAACGTGACACGCAGTCTAAAAGACTCTGCTTGGAAATGTTTAATGTTGTGTCTTTCTTTGGTGATGTTAATAACTTGGACGCAGGCTGGCTTGACTCCGTTGGCTTTAAAGATGGTGAAGAAACAAGCTGTCCATTTACAACTTGCTTTTTCTCACTCCCTTTCAACGGCTCATCTGATGCCACAACTTCATCATCATTCCACGCGGAGGGTATTGTAGAGAAGTCTATGTCCAATGACGACTCCAGCGATGTCACAGCTTGGGTTTCCTTTGCAATACCAGGTCTATACAGCTTCAAGGTTTTGGACAGACTATCCCGTTCCGATAAATGTCTTCCTTCAGTCATTTTGGGTACTGTGCTTGTATCATCATTCCATGAAGAAGGTAGTCTTGCACTTGGAATCATCGAAGAACTCGGAAATGAATTACTATGTGTCTCTGATTTTGATTTTATAAGAGATTGTGAGGATGTCACCTCTGTTGCTGGTGTCCTTGTATTTAATTCACGATGTCCCCTGTGCATACCAAAAATTTAGCAACAGAGTGCATTCAAAATGTAACATAACATTCGATGAGGAACCATACCATGAAGTAGCTGGTGGGAGCGTGGACCTCCCAGAACTACTGTTTGGAGGTGACAGTCTGGACTGGCCTGTGGTATTCTGCGGAGAAGAAGGGCATCAATTTAGCAACATCATGTGCAATAGACCAATAAAGGCAGAAATAACCAAGAAGTTAGTCACACAGGAAAGGAGAataaaatcaagaaaaaattGAACATGTCTTCGAATGGATccaatattaaaaaaacatacagATGTTCCATTCTTGATGGTATGTTTGGCTGAAACCACTGCACTGTAAGAGAAATCATCTGCTGGGGAAGGCAATACAGTCCCTGAACGTCTTTGAGACACAGTAGACGCCATTTGAGGAACCCTACTCCTGATAGAAATATCAGAGGATGAGTCAAAATATCA carries:
- the LOC100841785 gene encoding uncharacterized protein LOC100841785 isoform X2; amino-acid sequence: MMTMSDDGDRTCPLCAEEMDITDQQLKPCKCGYEICVWCWHHIIDMAEKEDTEGRCPACRTRYDKDRIVKMAATCERLTTYGFFSLPMDGYRTVTDKNTEKKQKTQKVKSKALTVEAKKHLASVRVIQRNLVYIIGLPANLCNESVLERREYFGQYGKVLKVSVSRPTGAPSQQTSTNNGISVYITYAKEEEAIRCIQAVHNFVLEGKVLRACFGTTKYCHAWLRNMTCGNPDCLYLHDVGSQEDSFTKDEIISAYTRSRVPQMASTVSQRRSGTVLPSPADDFSYSAVVSAKHTIKNGTSNTTGQSRLSPPNSSSGRSTLPPATSWGHRELNTRTPATEVTSSQSLIKSKSETHSNSFPSSSMIPSARLPSSWNDDTSTVPKMTEGRHLSERDSLSKTLKLYRPGIAKETQAVTSLESSLDIDFSTIPSAWNDDEVVASDEPLKGSEKKQVVNGQLVSSPSLKPTESSQPASKLLTSPKKDTTLNISKQSLLDCVSRSAISNSDVKSGDGDHQVINMGATTLRAMNSQPNQTASESRPVDTEVEKLSVGVSSVTLDSKDKVQSMAEKQQLDAILDTSVVIPSSQNLNKEPSHSKLAEFLSSGNKDPALSCQSSADKHLDWSSELQSHGVTSRLDDIWNSSVATDKPHARMLDTADQALSSSYVRTANTPHMSLWNDKEINRTSTSDRTSSTMTQTGLSSSTDNTSAFLNLRQEGLGTMYAPGMVSEHSGLRSHQHGVLDAVRTGNIGSFGKAVGGNKDEGSIISDILSLEFDPWDESYSTANNFAKMLNESEKNDVLFNGPSWKSKGSSNESRFSFARQDNQRNFPDSSFRNCGSEQNFSLLSQNSHGNVYQNGIAFQSPEEDFPKSNPLTMSDMPTAGTSRSKISAPPGFSAPARVPPPGFSSQDGLNPPPGFSSGFSSQDMLNTHGFSSGFSSQAGSNPPLGFSSQAGSNPPRGFNSGFSSQDGSNIPPGFSSAFSAGFSSQNGSNQAYGSTYSETRLLDNLFGSHTNQYQPQISRHTSDIEFIDPAILAVGKGRMPGVGDSGLDMKNAPFPAQLQTSNNDPRLQLLMQQSMPSHQNLRYTDHVQDAFNPMNDNYLASRLLQQNHGSLSPYAQMPLQQPRNSQLANGHWDGWSDLRQGNNVPMSDMSRMLYPSEASNFHMLGSNDMYNRTYGL
- the LOC100841785 gene encoding uncharacterized protein LOC100841785 isoform X1, whose amino-acid sequence is MTMSDDGDRTCPLCAEEMDITDQQLKPCKCGYEICVWCWHHIIDMAEKEDTEGRCPACRTRYDKDRIVKMAATCERTVTDKNTEKKQKTQKVKSKALTVEAKKHLASVRVIQRNLVYIIGLPANLCNESVLERREYFGQYGKVLKVSVSRPTGAPSQQTSTNNGISVYITYAKEEEAIRCIQAVHNFVLEGKVLRACFGTTKYCHAWLRNMTCGNPDCLYLHDVGSQEDSFTKDEIISAYTRSRVPQMASTVSQRRSGTVLPSPADDFSYSAVVSAKHTIKNGTSNTTGQSRLSPPNSSSGRSTLPPATSWGHRELNTRTPATEVTSSQSLIKSKSETHSNSFPSSSMIPSARLPSSWNDDTSTVPKMTEGRHLSERDSLSKTLKLYRPGIAKETQAVTSLESSLDIDFSTIPSAWNDDEVVASDEPLKGSEKKQVVNGQLVSSPSLKPTESSQPASKLLTSPKKDTTLNISKQSLLDCVSRSAISNSDVKSGDGDHQVINMGATTLRAMNSQPNQTASESRPVDTEVEKLSVGVSSVTLDSKDKVQSMAEKQQLDAILDTSVVIPSSQNLNKEPSHSKLAEFLSSGNKDPALSCQSSADKHLDWSSELQSHGVTSRLDDIWNSSVATDKPHARMLDTADQALSSSYVRTANTPHMSLWNDKEINRTSTSDRTSSTMTQTGLSSSTDNTSAFLNLRQEGLGTMYAPGMVSEHSGLRSHQHGVLDAVRTGNIGSFGKAVGGNKDEGSIISDILSLEFDPWDESYSTANNFAKMLNESEKNDVLFNGPSWKSKGSSNESRFSFARQDNQRNFPDSSFRNCGSEQNFSLLSQNSHGNVYQNGIAFQSPEEDFPKSNPLTMSDMPTAGTSRSKISAPPGFSAPARVPPPGFSSQDGLNPPPGFSSGFSSQDMLNTHGFSSGFSSQAGSNPPLGFSSQAGSNPPRGFNSGFSSQDGSNIPPGFSSAFSAGFSSQNGSNQAYGSTYSETRLLDNLFGSHTNQYQPQISRHTSDIEFIDPAILAVGKGRMPGVGDSGLDMKNAPFPAQLQTSNNDPRLQLLMQQSMPSHQNLRYTDHVQDAFNPMNDNYLASRLLQQNHGSLSPYAQMPLQQPRNSQLANGHWDGWSDLRQGNNVPMSDMSRMLYPSEASNFHMLGSNDMYNRTYGL